A region of Malaclemys terrapin pileata isolate rMalTer1 chromosome 5, rMalTer1.hap1, whole genome shotgun sequence DNA encodes the following proteins:
- the CCDC96 gene encoding coiled-coil domain-containing protein 96, protein MEEGAEAPVHPGEPPVEAEGPGPVAQEERPEEAGGESPLEKPSGEEAAEPEPRAGTEPPSPAAEGSPEAEAGAAPEAPTSASFTEGEAEEPPPLQVGEVLSPEESWGAGRPSLPLLELGGPIDEEEEEEEEEEGREAAAAAEQRRRAELTEQYRLLLAERERTRQCNGHLQFKLFELFRKKGEEPPRVELEELVSDKEQRYSRYLAMLEELRSQLAQQRAWYQLQLDDLEQRCTEKLDQVNADWLAFQACKKEVTLFTMGRQLGGKEAAIKEVEHIQAKEQRKENEMSEVRLENIKLQHKIEKLEVSLKAQEELAEGLHLIDFEQLKIENQTYNEKIEERNEELLKLRKKITNTVQVLTQLKEKLQFVEAQNQDQRAQLMETETLVAQKREILTKTKQARDSLRVHNLKLQQKCGLLGSEALLRDFENKVDAAEVLSQRLEMLKHHHAGLTLTCKAVKKKIKEAKSFLPA, encoded by the exons ATGGAGGAGGGGGCCGAGGCCCCGGTGCACCCCGGTGAGCCCCCGGTGGAGGCAGAGGGCCCGGGGCCCGTCGCGCAGGAGGAGAGGCCGGAGGAGGCCGGGGGCGAGAGCCCCCTTGAGAAGCCGTCGGGGGAAGAGGCGGCAGAGCCGGAACCCAGAGCGGGCACGGAGCCTCCTTCCCCGGCCGCTGAGGGAAGCCCCGAGGCAGAGGCGGGAGCCGCCCCAGAGGCGCCCACCAGCGCGAGCTTCACGGAGGGTGAGGCCGAGGAGCCGCCCCCGCTGCAGGTGGGGGAAGTGCTAAGCCCCgaggagagctggggggcggggcggcccagcctgcccctgctgGAGCTGGGCGGCCCCAttgacgaggaggaggaggaggaggaggaagaggaagggcgggaggcggcggcggcggcggagcaGCGGCGGCGCGCGGAGCTGACCGAGCAGTACCGGCTCCTGCTGGCCGAGCGCGAGCGCACGCGCCAGTGCAACGGGCACCTGCAGTTCAAGCTGTTCGAGCTCTTCCGCAAGAAGGGCGAGGAGCCGCCCCGCGTGGAGCTGGAGGAGCTGGTCTCCGACAAGGAGCAGCGCTACAGCCGCTACTTGGCCATGCTGGAGGAGCTGAGGAGCCAGCTGGCCCAGCAGAGGGCATGGTACCAGCTCCAGCTCGACGACCTGGAGCAGCGCTGCACGGAGAAGCTGGACCAGGTGAACGCCGACTGGCTCGCCTTCCAGGCCTGCAAGAAGGAAGTGACCCTCTTCACCATGGGGCGCCAGCTGGGGGGGAAGGAAGCTGCCATTAAGGAGGTGGAGCACATCCAAGCCAAGGAGCAGCGTAAAGAGAACGAGATGAGTGAG GTCCGCCTGGAAAACATCAAACTGCAGCATAAGATTGAAAAGCTTGAAGTAAGCCTGAAAGCTCAAGAGGAGCTGGCAGAAGGACTGCATCTGATAGACTTTGAGCAGCTGAAGATAGAGAACCAGACCTACAATGAGAAAATTGAAGAGCGCAATGAAGAGCTTCTCAAGCTCCGGAAGAAGATCACTAATACAGTGCAAGTCCTGACCCAGCTCAAAGAAAAACTCCAGTTTGTAGAAGCTCAGAATCAAGACCAAAGGGCCCAGCTGATGGAGACTGAGACACTGGTGGCCCAGAAAAGAGAGATTCTGACCAAAACCAAACAGGCTAGGGATAGTTTACGGGTACACAACTTGAAGTTGCAACAGAAGTGTGGGCTTCTCGGAAGTGAGGCACTGCTGCGGGACTTCGAGAACAAGGTGGATGCTGCTGAAGTACTCAGTCAGCGGCTGGAGATGCTGAAACATCACCATGCTGGACTCACTCTTACTTGCAAAGCcgtaaagaaaaaaatcaaggaagcAAAATCCTTTCTACCAGCATGA